Within the Cupriavidus malaysiensis genome, the region AAGCCGGGGCTGTTCGAGATCGCCCACACCGGCACCATCTTCCTCGACGAGATCGGCGAAATGCCCGCCGCGCTGCAGAGCCGCCTGCTGCGCGTGCTGCAGGAGCGCGAGGTGATGAAACTGGGCTCGGGCCGCGCCACCCCCATCGACGTGCGCGTGATCGCCGCCACCCACCGCGACCTGCACGCGCTGGTGGCCCAGGGCAGCTTCCGCGCCGACCTGTATTTCCGTCTCAACCTGCTGCCGATCCGGCTGCCGGCACTGCGCGAGCGCCGCGAGGACCTGCCGCTGCTGGCGCACCACCTGCTGGCGCGCGCCGCCTCGCAGTACGGCCTGGCACGCGAAGGCAGGCAGCGCGTGCTGGACTTCCTCGCCCCGCTGTTCGACGGCTACGACTGGCCCGGCAACGTGCGCGAACTGGAGAACCTGCTGGCGCGCGCGGCCATCTACCTGCACGCCCCCGGCGCCGCGCTGGACGAGGAGGCACGCGAGGCCTTCCCGGAATTCGGGCGCATGACCGGGCAGGCGGCGAGCGAAAGCGGCGCGGCAAGCCCGCCCGCCCCCGAGGCACGCGCGCCCGTCACGCGCGAGGCGGTGCTGCAGGCGCTGGCGCGCCACGGCGGCAACCGCGCCGCCGCCAGCCGCGAGCTGGGCATCGGGCGCACCACGCTGTGGCGGCTGATGAAGGGATAGCCGCGCCGCCGGGCCGGGATGGACCGGGCGCGCGCGCCGAACAGCGCGTTCAGAAGATGGTTGAACATGGTGATTACCTGTGCTGAGCCGGCGTACTCCGGACCGGGGCCGGGGCCTGGACCTGCGCCGCCTTCGCCACGAAGATCCGCTCGGGAACCCGCGGGTTGCGCAGCTCCAGCGCCTCCAGTGGCCCGCGCCCGACCGCTGCGCGCACCTCGAAGCGGATCGGATAGACCATGTGGGCCGGCGCCGCGAGCCCCCGGCGCGTGGCAGCAGGCTCTCGGGACTCTCAGGGTTGTCCGCCCCGGCCGCCGCGGCGCTGTCACCCGGGCCCGCTGCCTCCGTGTCAGGGACGGCCTGGAAGGTGAGCTGGACGGTCGCGCTGTCGATGGGCGTCACCTGCGCATGCTCCAGCATGCGCACCCAGGCCCAGACGCCTTCGGTCTCGTAGTGCTTGTTGGTGCCGGCGCGCTCCGTCTATGGGGTCGAGCTGGGTGGGCTCAGCCATGGGTTCCTCCCGTCGTGGATGCCTTGGGTTGGTTGCGCCTCAATTCCTCGACAAGCGGCGTGGCCAGGTTCTCCATGGCCGCACCGAAGGCGCCGGGCCTGTCCTTAGTCTCGGCGAGGATCTTCTGGATCGCGGGGTGTTGATCGAACTTCGGATTCATCAAGAGGGTGTAGTCGACATATTGCTCAAGATCCTGCGTATCGGCAAACCGGTACTTAGTCCAGCCCTCTGCAGCAATCTTTGTCGTTCTGCGGAATGCGACCCAGTCCTCAAGCGTGTCGTGGAAAACCTTACCCTGCTTCGTCAGCAGCCACGTATCAATGTCTGAGTAAAAGATCCTCGTACCTCGCAGATCCGTACGGAATTCGAATTCAATATGATCGCGGGGTAGAAGTGCAAGCCAAGCACGCGCTCGCCGAGCCCTCCTTTCACCTTGGTTGGCGGAAAGTGGGCCTGGCTAGTCTTTTGAATCTTCTTGATTGGCTCGTGCGCGTCAACTGACCGAATGGCCTCGACAGCAGCCGATCGACCGTAAGCAGAAGAGAGAGAGATAAATATGCGCCGGAGATCGAGCGCCGTCCTGAAGCCGAGGCCCGCCAGCCCTGCGAGTTTGAGTCTGGCGCCGGGCGGATGGGGCTCGAAGTACGTCCCCAGGCAACCCATCCAGCACGCCTACACGCCTACACGCCTACACGCCGCCGAAGGATCGCGTGCCGCTCGACAGCGACGATCCGCTGACCACGCCGGAGCGCCGGCCGCGGGACGTCGAAGCGACCGGCCGGAGGGCTCGCAGCGTAGAATACTCGCCGCCTGTTCAACCTGAATCCCGCCAATGCCTGTCTCCTACAATTCCGCGCAGATTAAGGAGTGGCTAGGCCCCTACACCGTATCCAAGGCCCGCTCCTACGCGCGCGCGGTCTCCAAGCTTCACTGGACGGACGACGATACCTTGGCGGGCCTGGTGCAAGGCACGCGCAGCCTCCCCTACGCTGTGCATGTCTATTTCCATCACACGAAGGAAGACGTGTCGATGAAAGGCGAATGCACGTGCCCGGTCGGCGTTGACTGCAAGCACGTGGCAGCGCTCCTGATCGCCGCTCTCGCACACGGCGCCGATCCCGCGCACCACGCCGGCCTCGCACAGCGGCCCAGGCCGGCAGCCGTCGGCGTGCGCGCGGAATTGATGTCGTGGCTGGACGGTTTCCGTGCCAGACGCGCGGCGCCCGCTTCCTCGGCCAGGCAGAAGGCCGCCAAGGCCACCCATGCGCTGGCCTATGTGGTCGGGCAGACCTATCGCGGCGTCGAGGTCTTCCTGTACAAGGCCCGTGTGGGCGTGGACGGGTCGATCCGCTCGCTCGACGCCCCCTGGCAGAACCTGGAGAGGGCGCTGATCGAGCCGCCGAAGTTCGTCAGCGAGGAGGACCTGCCGATCCTGCGCGGCTTGTGGCTGGACCGCTCGCGTGGTACCTACACCGGCAGCTTCAGCCTGCAAGGTGCTAATGGTGCCGGCACGTTCGAGAAGCTGGTCGCTACCGGCCGGCTGTTCGCGTCTTCCGCCACGGGCCCGACGCATTCCGGCACGCGCTGCCTGGTACGCGGCGGGCCTGCGCGCAGTACACAGATCGTGTGGCAAGCACAGGCCGACGCGCGCCTGCGGCCAGTCTTGCAGGCCGAGCCGCCGGCCGCCCTGCTGCTGACCGCCATCCGGCCATGCTGGTATGTGGATACGCACTCCGGCGAGGCCGGCCTCCTCGCTTTGCCATGGCCCGCGGAGCAGGTCGAGGATTTCCTGTCGATGCCGGCCATCACGCCGGAGGAATCCGCGCTGGTCGGCAAGGTGCTGCGTGACATTGCGCCCGACCTGCCCGCCCCTCCGTCGCATGAGGCCGCGCCGGTGCGGATCGTCGACACCGCGCCCGTCCCCGTGCTGGCACTGGACACCTTGCCGACCTGGGCATCACCGCAGGATTTTGCTACGGTCAGCTTCGATTACGCAGAGCACAGCCTTCCGGCACACAGCAACACGACGCTGGTGCGCAACGCCGGCGAAGAGGTCGTCCAGATCAGACGAGATGCCGACGCCGAACGCCAACGCCTGACCGAGCTGCACAAGGCCGGATTGCGGAAACTCCGGGCTGATCGCATCTTCGGGCCAAAGCCGTTCCCGGATGGCATGCTCGGTCCCGACAACAGCGGAGACTGGCCGGAGATCGTGAAACGGGGCCTGCCCGCGCTCAGGGCGAGCGGCTGGCGCGTCGTGATGAGCGACGCGTTCCGGCACAACGTGATCGAGATCGAAGCGATAGACGGCACGCTGCGCCCGACTGGCGACGGCTGGTTCGACGTGGAGATGGGCATCAGCGTCAATGGCCGTACGGTGCGCCTGGAACCGCTGCTGGCAGACCTCTTCCGTCGCGATGCGCGCTGGTTGTCCGGCAAGCTGGATGCGATCGCCGACGATGAGGCGATCGACCTGAAGACCGATCGCAACGAGCGGCTTCGCCTGCGTGCCGATCGGCTCAAGCCGGTCGTACGCGTGCTGATCGACTTGTTCGACGCGCTCGGCACCGGCCTGCGCATTGCCCGGTGGGATGCGGCCAGGCTGCATGCCCTGGATCAGTCGGGGCGCTGGCAGTTTCACGGTGATGCATCGGTCCGGCAACTCGCGCAGCGCCTGATGGCCGGGCCCGGCATCGCCGACGTGCCGGTGCCGCGCGGGCTGCACGCCGAACTGCGCGCCTACCAGCGCCAGGGACTCGCCTGGATGCAGTTCCTGCGCGAGCATGGGCTGTCAGGTGTGCTCGCCGACGATATGGGCCTGGGCAAAACCGTCCAGGCGCTTGCCCACATCCTCACCGAGAAGGAAGGTGGCAGGCTGGACCGGCCGGCACTGGTCGTGGTGCCGACGACCTTGATGCACAACTGGTGCGAGGAAGCGCAGCGCTTCACGCCGACGCTACGCGTGCTGGATCTGCATGGCCCTCAACGCCGCGATCGGTTCGACCGGATCGGCGCGCACGATGTGGTCCTGACCACCTACGCATTGCTGTGGCGCGACCGCGAGATCCTTGCCGGGCACGACTATCACCTGCTGATCCTGGACGAGGCGCAGTATGTCAAGAACGCCGCCACCAAGTCGGCGGCGACCATCCGCGAACTGCAGGCGCGACACCGCCTGTGCCTGACCGGGACCCCGCTCGAGAACCATCTTGGCGAACTGTGGGCCCAGTTCGACTTCCTGCTGCCGGGGTTCCTCGGCACCCGCCAGGACTTCACCCGGCGCTGGCGCACCCCCATCGAAAAGGGCGGCGATGCGGTACGGCGTGAACTGCTCGCGCGGCGCATCCGCCCGTTCATGCTGCGCCGGCGCAAGGATGAGGTCGCCACCGAATTGCCGCCGAAGACAATGATCGTGCGAACGGTCGAGCTCGAAGGCGCGCAGCGTGACCTGTACGAGACGGTACGTGCCGCCATGCAGGAAAAGGTCCGGGCGGCCGTTGCTGCCAAAGGCCTCGCGCGCAGCCATATCATCGTGCTGGAGGCCTTGCTCAAGCTGCGCCAGGTCTGCTGCGATCCGCGTCTGGCCAAGGTCGGGCAATCGGCCCGGGTCAAGGAATCGGCCAAGCTCGGACTGCTGCTCGACATGCTGCCCGAACTGATCGAGGAAGGTCGCCGCATCCTCTTGTTCTCGCAGTTCACCAGCATGCTCGACCTCATTGCGGCGGAAGTGGAAAAGGCCGGCATTCCCTATGTCCTGCTGACCGGGGATACCGCAGATCGCGCCACGCCGGTCAAGCGCTTCAAGCAGGGCGAGGTGCCGCTTTTCCTGATCAGCCTGAAGGCCGGCGGTGTCGGCCTGAACCTGACGGCGGCGGACACCGTCATTCACTACGATCCCTGGTGGAACCCCGCCGTGGAAAACCAGGCCACCGACCGCGCGCACCGGCTCGGGCAGGACAAGCCCGTGTTCGTCTACAAGCTGATCACCGCCGGCAGCGTGGAGGAGAAGATCGTCGCGATGCAGGAACAGAAGGCGGCGCTCGCCGAGGCGATCCTGTCGGAGGATGCCGCCGGCGCCGTCAAGTTCTCCGCCGAAGACATCGAGGCACTCTTTGAACCGATCCCGACGGCGCAGGCTGTCATGCCCGCGACGAAGGCGCGGTCTCGTACCAGGGCGGGAACATAACGGGAAGCGCGCCCATACGCGGCGGCGATGCGGCGGCTCACGCCATCGTTCAGATCGGCACAGGGCAGACTCCCCGTCCTGCGACAACGCACTCGCCGCCGCAGTGCGGCTGGCTGACGGCCGCCATCGAGAGCCATCGGCAGCCATCGACAGCCGTCGGCGCGGCGTAGAATGACCGCGCCTGCGCCGGCCCGGCGCGGCCTTGCTCACCGGATGCCATGCACGCGCCGCGCCCCTTCACCATCGACACGCCCGACGAAACCCTCGCCGCCGACCGCCTCGACGCCGCCAGCGGCATCCGCTGCCTGCTGCTGCACGGTGCCGGCACCAGCCACCGCGGCCGCTGGCTGGCGGTGCGCCAGGCCCTGGCCGCGCGCGGCATCGGCAGCCTCGCCATCGACTTCTCCGGCCACGGCGAGAGCAGCGCGCGCACGCCGAACTCGCTGGCCAAGCGCCACGCCGAAGCGGCCGCGGCCTTGTCCTGCCTGGATACCGACGGCCCGCGCAGCGTGATCGGCATCAGCATGAGCGGCGAGATCGCCGTGCGCCTGGCCTGCGACCCGCGCCACCGCATCGGGCACCTGGTCACCGTGGTCGGCGCCGCCTACGACGAAGCGGCCTTTGCCACGCCCTTCGGGCCGGCCTTCAGCGCGCAGATCCGGCGCGAGCAGAGCTGGCGCCGCTCGCGCGTGTTCCGCGACATCGCCGCCTTCCGCGGCCGCATGACCCTGGTGCGCGCCGGCCACGACCAGGTCATCCCGCCCGAAATCGCCGCCACGCTGCAGGCCAACGCCGCGCAGGCGCAGGACGCGCGCATCGTCGACCTGCCCGGCGCCGGCCACATGCTGTCGGTGCAGGCCGCGCAGGATGCCGCACTGATGGCGCGGCTGTGCGCGGTGCTGGCCGAGGCGGTGGGAGCGCCAGGTACGGCCGCCGCCTAGCTGCCGGTCAGCCGCCGGACCGTCGCGCAGGCCGCGGGAGCGGGTTGGCGCCACTGCGCGAAGCTGGCCGGCTCCCACTCGCGCACGGCCAGCAGCATGCCGACACCATGCCGCTGCGCGGGAGGGGCAGCGCGCGACTCTTCATGCCACTGGGCCAGCCGGGCGCGCAGGCGGCGCAGCTCCTGCTGCAGTTGCGCCAATGCGAGGTCGGTCAGCATGGCGTGGGCGAATTCCAGCGCCTGCCCCTGTGCGTCGAAACGGCTGTCAAGGAAATCGGCCAAGCCTTCCTGCAGGAAGAAGGCGCGGATCGGCCCATCCGGCAGCCATTGGAAATCGCGCATCACGCGCAGGCGGATGCGATCGCCGGGCAGCAATGCCAGCAGCCCCATCCGCTCCAGCACCAGCAGCCGCTTCAGGCATTCCGCGCGGGTCATGCGGTAGCTTGCGACCACCTCCTCCACCGACCAGTGATTCAATGCGCAGATGGCCACCAGCAGCAGCTTGCGGTCGGCCACCAGTTGCGCCTCCTGCGCGCGGCTGAGGCCGCTCAGCGCCGGCACGGTGTTGGCTGCCTCCTGTGCGAGTTCCGCCAGCGTCATGCCGAGCAGCGCGCTGACCTGCGCCAGGCGGTCCACGGTCATGCGCCCGCTGGCAAAGCAGCGCTTGATGCTCGCTTCCGACAATCCCAGCGCGCGTGCGACGTCGCCATACGTCAGGCCCTGCGCCTTCAGCATGCGTTTGATGACGGCAATCAGCATCGTGGCTTCGTTCATGGTCGCTCCTCTTCCGGCGGGTTCTGCTCAAGAGTAGCGGAATACGCTACCAGAGGCGGCAGTCTTCGCCACGATAGCAGCGAATCGTTTATCTATTCGATACCCATTGGCATGCTGCGGCGGACCCTATCCCTTACGGAGACCGCACATGCCAACCGAAGCCAGCCTGCACCACCTCGCCACCACGCTGCAGATCGGCGACATCGTCTTCATCCGCGTGCGCGCCCTGCCGTTCCGCGCGGTGGCGGCGGCGACCGCCTCGTGGACCAACCACGTCGGCATCGTCGTTGCCACGCACTGCGGCGGCGCACACGCCGAGGCGAGCATCGCGGAAAGTACCTTTCCCTTCAGCCGTACCACGTCTCTCGTACGCTTCGCGGACCGCTCCGAACATGGCCGCGTCGCGGTGGCGAGACCGCGGCAGGCGCTGACGCCGCCGCAGCAGCGGCACCTTCAGGCTGCCGCCGGCAAGCGCCTCGGCATCCGCTACGACACCGGCTTCAACCTGCGCTCGCGCGGGCAGTTCTGCTCCCGCTTCGTGCACGAGGTCCTGGAGGAAGCCGCCGGCATCCACGTCGGTGAGGTCGAGCACTTCGCCGCCCTGCTGGCGCGCCAGCCGGCGGCATCGCTCGGCTTCTGGCGGCTGTGGTACTTCGGCCGCATCCCCTGGCAGCGCGAAACCATCACGCCGGCCAGCCTGCTGCGCAGCGCGGCACTGGAACTGGTGTTCGACGGGCATGTGAGTCCCCGCACGCACGGCGCCAGGGCCAGGCCCTGAGCACCGCCGTGCGGCCGTGCCCGCGCGGCGGTCCTCACGCTGCGCCGGGGTTGCCGCCGGGCCGCGCCGGCGTGACTACACCACGATCTCCTGCGCCCCCTGCGGTCGCCGCGCCAGCAGCGCCGACAGCTTCTTCAGCGCCGCGCCCAGCGCCGCGCGGTCGCGCACGCCGCCGAGCGAGATGCGGATGGCGCTGGCGGCCGCGCCGCCGGCCTGGAAGGCGCCGGCGGGCGTGACCGCCAGGCCCTCGGCGCGGGCCGCGTGGGCCAGGTCGGCCGGCGTCCAGTAGCTCGGCAAGGGATACCAGACGTGGATGCCCGAGGCGCCGCCATCGAGCCCGCCCGGCGCGCCGCCCAGCACCTGCCCGGCCAGGCCGAGGCGCAGGCGCGCTTCCTCGCGCACGCCCTGGTGCAAGGCGTCGGCGCTGCCGTCGTGGATCCACTGCGTGACCAGCGCCGTGGTCAGCGGTGTCGACATCAGCGCGAACGAGCGCAGCGCCGCCAGGAAGCCGTCCTCGCCGACACCGTCGGGCAGCAGCACGAAGGCGGTGCGCAGTCCCGGCGACAGGCACTTGGACAGGGTCGAGATGTAGTAGACGCGCTGCGGCGCGAACTGCGCCAGCGGCGGCGGCGCGGCGGCGGCGGCGAAGCGCCAGTAGGGATCGTCCTCGATGATGCGCAGGTCCAGCCGCGCCGCGGTCTCGGCCAGCGCGCGCCGGCGCGCCGCGGACAGGGTCGCGGTGGTCGGGTTCTGCTGGGTCGGGTTGAGATACAGCAGGCGGGCGCCGTGCGTGCGGCAGGCGCGCTCCAGCGCGTCGGGCAGCATGCCTTCGGCATCGCACTCCACCGCCACCAGGCGCCGGCCGAACTGCTCGGCGGCGGCGCGCACGCCGGGATAGATCAGCGGCTCGGCCAGGATGACGTCGCCGGGCGCGCTGAGCGCGAGCACCAGCGCCGCCAGCGCGGCCTGGGCGCCCGGGCAGACCACCACGCGCCGCGCGTCCACGCTGCCGAACATCGGCGCCAGCCACAGCGCGCCGGCCTGGCGGTCGGCCTGGCCGCCGCCGCCGAGATGGTAGGTCATCAGCAGGTCGGCATCGGCGCGCAGCAGCACCTGCGCCAGTCCGCGCTTGAGCATGTCCTCGAGATCGAGGCCGGCCGGCGGCGGCGGGATGTTCATGCCGAGATCGACCAGGCCCTCCAGTTCCACCTTGGGCGCGGTCACGTAGCTGCCCATGGCGCCGCGCGCCTCCAGCAGGTGGCGCCGCTTGGCCTCGGCGTAGGCGCGCGTGACCGTGGTCAGGTCCACCTGCAGCCAGTCGGCCAGGCGGCGCTGGGCCGGCAGCCGGTCGCCGACGCGCAGGCCGCCGTCGGCGACCGCGCGCTCGATGGCATCGACGATCTGCTGGTAGCGCGGACCGGCGCCGCGCACGAAGCCGCCGATCCAGGCCGGCGGCGGCGCGCCGGGTGCCGCGGCGTCCTGGCTGCCGCCCGTCCCTTCCGTCTCTTGCATGGTTCCGCGCTGCGTCATTTTGTCGCTGATGTATGGATTATGTCTTACTTTAGCATCGCGCCAACCAAACCAAAACACATACATCCAACGTCTTGTATGCGCCCCCTCTTCCGGCCGCCGCGTCCCGCGCGGGTCGGCACGGGCCGTGACGGGCCACGCAGCCGGGTCGGCGGATGGACCGTGTGCTCCGTAACCAAGATGCGTGATATGTGCGATGCAGCAGCAAGAGCCGACGGATCGCGGGCCAGCCCGTCCCGTGCCGGCTTCCAGGCATTCCTTCCCCCAGGCGCCCGGGCGGCCGCCGGCAGGCTGGCCGGCGCCGGCCTGCTGGTGCTGCCGGTGCTGCTGTCCGGCTGCAGCCAGCTGGAACTGATGAACCCCAAGGGCGCCGTCGGCGAGCAGGAGAAAGGGCTGATCCTGGTCGCCCTGTTCCTGATGCTGCTGGTGGTGGTGCCGGTGATCGTGCTGACGCTGTACTTCGGCTGGCGTTACCGCGAAACCAACACCCAGGCGACCTACGCGCCGAAATGGTCACATTCGACCCCGATCGAGATCGTGGTCTGGAGCATCCCCTGCGTGATCGTCGCGGTGCTTGCCGTGCTGATCTGGAAGACCACCCACGAGCTTGATCCATACAAGCCGATTGCCTCCCAGACAAAGCCGGTGCGGGTCGACGTGATCGCCCTGAACTGGAAGTGGCTGTTCATCTACCCCGACTACGGCGTGGCCTCGGTCAACCGGCTGCAGATCCCGGTCGACACCCCGGTCGAATTCCGCCTGACCGCCGAGTCGCTGATGAACTCCTTCTTCATTCCCCAGCTCGGCAGCATGGTGTACGCGATGGCCGGCATGCAGACCCGCCTGCACCTGGTCGCCAACCACACCGGCACCTACCACGGCCTGTCGGCCGCCTACAGCGGCGAAGGCTTCTCCGACATGCGCTTCGACGCCATCGCCAGTTCCCGCGCCGAGTTCGACGCCTGGGTGGCGCAGGCGCGCCGCTCGCCGCTCAAGCTGGACCCAGCCAGCTACCGCGAACTCGAGCAGCCCAGCACCAGACACCCGGTCACCGTCTACGCCAACGCCACCCCCGCCCTGTTCGAAGGTGTGGTCAACCGCTTCATGCGCGGACCGTCGGGTGAGGACATCTGCCGCAACGATGTCCGTGACACCCCCTTCGCGCGCGTGATCGCGCAACGCAACGGGAACCAGGCCGCAGAAGAACAGTAATCATGCTCGGAAAACTCAATCTCGACGCCATCCCCACCCACGAGCCCATCATCATGGGCACGCTGGCGGCCGTGGCCATCCTCGGCGCCGCGATGCTGGCCGCCATCACCCGCTACGGCAAGTGGACCTACCTGTGGAAGGAGTGGATCACCTCGGTCGACCACAAGAAGATCGGCGTGATGTACATCCTGCTGGCGCTGGTGATGCTGCTGCGCGGCTTCGCCGACGCCATCATGATGCGCACCCAGCAGGCCATCGCCGCCGGCGGCGAAGCCGGCTACCTGCCGCCGCACCACTACGACCAGATCTTCACCGCGCACGGCGTGATCATGATCTTCTTCGTGGCGACGCCGCTGATCGTCGGCCTGATGAACGTGATCGTGCCGCTGCAGATCGGCGCGCGCGACGTGGCCTACCCCTTCGTCAACTCGCTGAGCTTCTGGCTGTCGGCGGTGGGCGCGGTGCTGGTCATGCTGTCGATGTTCGTCGGCGACTTCGCCGCCACCGGCTGGGTCGCCTATCCGCCGCTGTCCGGCCTGGGCTACAGCCCGACGGTGGGGGTGGACTACTACATCTGGTCCTTGCAGATATCGGGGCTGGGCACCACGCTGACCGGCATCAACTTCATCGTCACCATCCTGCGCATGCGCGCGCCGGGCATGAACCTGATGAAGATGCCGGTGTTCACCTGGACCGCGCTGATCACCAACATCCTGATCGTCGCCGTGTTTCCGGTGCTGACCGCCACGCTGGCGCTGCTGTCTGCCGACCGCTACCTCGGCATGCACTTCTTCACCAACGAGCTGGGCGGCAACGCCATGATGTACATCAACCTGATCTGGGTGTGGGGCCACCCCGAGGTGTACATCCTGATCCTGCCCGCCTTCGGCGCCTTCTCCGAGATCATCGCCACCTTCTCGCGCAAGCCGCTGTTCGGCTACAAGTCGATGGTCTACGCCACCTCGTCGATCGGCATCCTGTCGTTCTTCGTCTGGCTGCACCACTTCTTCACCATGGGTTCGGGCGCCAACGTCAATGCCTTCTTCGGCATCATGACCTCGATCATCTCGATCCCGACCGGCGTCAAGCTGTTCAACTGGCTGTTCACCATGTACCGCGGCCGCATCCGCTACCACTCGGCCACGCTGTGGACGATCGGCTTCATGGTCACCTTCGCCATCGGCGGCATGACCGGCGTGCTGCTGGCGGTGCCGGGCGCCGACTTCGTGCTGCACAACAGCCTGTTCCTGGTGGCCCACTTCCACAACGTGATCATCGGCGGCGTGCTGTTCGGCTGCCTGGCGGGCATCAGCTTCTGGTTCCCCAAGGTGTTCGGCTTCACGCTGGACGAGTTCTGGGGCAAGGTGGCCTTCTGGTGCTGGCTGGTCGGCTTCTACCTGGCCTTCATGCCGCTCTATGTGCTCGGCTTCAAGGGCATGACCCGGCGCATGAACCACTATGACGTGCCGGGCTGGCAGCCGTGGCTGATCGTCGCGCTGGTCGGCGCGGTCATCATCGCCCTGGGCATCCTCGCCATCGCCGTGCAGTTCTACGTCAGCATCCGCCGCCGCGACGCCAACCGCGACCTGACCGGCGATCCCTGGGACGGCCGCAGCCTGGAATGGTCCACGTCCTCGCCCGCGCCCTTCTACAACTTCGCCCACGTGCCGCAGATCACCTCGCTGGAGCAGCACTGGGACGACAAGGAAGCCGGCCGCGCCTACCAGCAGCCGGCCCGCTACGAGGACATCCACATGCCGCGCAACACCGGCGCGGGCGTGATCATCTCGGGCTTCGGCCTGGTGCTGTGCTTCGCCCTGGTCTGGCATATGTGGGTGGTGGCAGCGATCGGCCTGGTCGGCGTGATCGCCACCTTCATCGCCCGCACCTATGACCGGGATGTCGACTACTACGTGCCGGCGTCGGAAGTCGCCCGCATCGAGAACGCGCGCTTCGCGCAACTGCGCGAGGCCGCCTGAGCCATGACCACCGTACTCGTTCACCAACAACCCGGCCACGCCCACGGCCACCAAGCTCACCAGGCTCACCACGCTCACCACGGGCATGACGACGGCTCCCGCACCACGCTGGGGTTCTGGATCTACCTGATGAGCGACTGCCTGATCTTCGCCTGCCTGTTCGCCACCTTCGCGGTGCTGGCCAACAGCACCGCCGGCGGCCCGACCGGGCGCAACCTGTTCGAGCTGCCCTTCGTGCTCGGCGAGACCATGCTGCTGCTCGCCAGCAGTTTCACCTTCGGCATGGCCATGCTGGGCATGCAGGGCGCCCGCCCCGGCCGCGTCAACGCCTGGCTGGGCCTTACCTTCGTGCTCGGCGCGGCCTTCATCGCCATGGAGGTCTACGAGTTCGCCGAGCTGATCCACCAGGGCGCCGGCCCGCAGACCAGCGCCTTCCTGTCGGCCTACTTCGGCCTGGTCGGCACCCACGGCCTGCACGTCAGCGTCGGCCTGCTGTGGCTGCTGGTGATGATGCACCACGTGCGCCGCTTCGGCCTGGACGCGCCGACGCGCCGCCGCCTGGCCTGCCTCAGCCTGTTCTGGCACTTCCTGGACCTGATCTGGATCTGCGTGTTCACCTTCGTCTACCTGCGCGAGTTCGTATGAAGCCCACCTCCCTGCATGCCCACCACGGCGCCCACCATGACGGCCATGCCGGCGGCGACCATGGCAGCCTGAAAAGTTATGTGATCGGACTGGCGCTGTCGCTGCTGCTGACGCTGGCCTCGTTCGGCGCGGTGATGACCGGCCTGGTGCCGCGCGGCATGGCGCTGCCCGCCATCGTGCTGCTGTGCGTGGCGCAGCTGGTGGTGCAACTGGTGTACTTCCTGCACATCGGCACGGCGCCCTCGC harbors:
- a CDS encoding alpha/beta hydrolase, yielding MHAPRPFTIDTPDETLAADRLDAASGIRCLLLHGAGTSHRGRWLAVRQALAARGIGSLAIDFSGHGESSARTPNSLAKRHAEAAAALSCLDTDGPRSVIGISMSGEIAVRLACDPRHRIGHLVTVVGAAYDEAAFATPFGPAFSAQIRREQSWRRSRVFRDIAAFRGRMTLVRAGHDQVIPPEIAATLQANAAQAQDARIVDLPGAGHMLSVQAAQDAALMARLCAVLAEAVGAPGTAAA
- a CDS encoding YebB family permuted papain-like enzyme; the encoded protein is MPTEASLHHLATTLQIGDIVFIRVRALPFRAVAAATASWTNHVGIVVATHCGGAHAEASIAESTFPFSRTTSLVRFADRSEHGRVAVARPRQALTPPQQRHLQAAAGKRLGIRYDTGFNLRSRGQFCSRFVHEVLEEAAGIHVGEVEHFAALLARQPAASLGFWRLWYFGRIPWQRETITPASLLRSAALELVFDGHVSPRTHGARARP
- a CDS encoding helix-turn-helix domain-containing protein; amino-acid sequence: MNEATMLIAVIKRMLKAQGLTYGDVARALGLSEASIKRCFASGRMTVDRLAQVSALLGMTLAELAQEAANTVPALSGLSRAQEAQLVADRKLLLVAICALNHWSVEEVVASYRMTRAECLKRLLVLERMGLLALLPGDRIRLRVMRDFQWLPDGPIRAFFLQEGLADFLDSRFDAQGQALEFAHAMLTDLALAQLQQELRRLRARLAQWHEESRAAPPAQRHGVGMLLAVREWEPASFAQWRQPAPAACATVRRLTGS
- a CDS encoding PLP-dependent aminotransferase family protein, with amino-acid sequence MQETEGTGGSQDAAAPGAPPPAWIGGFVRGAGPRYQQIVDAIERAVADGGLRVGDRLPAQRRLADWLQVDLTTVTRAYAEAKRRHLLEARGAMGSYVTAPKVELEGLVDLGMNIPPPPAGLDLEDMLKRGLAQVLLRADADLLMTYHLGGGGQADRQAGALWLAPMFGSVDARRVVVCPGAQAALAALVLALSAPGDVILAEPLIYPGVRAAAEQFGRRLVAVECDAEGMLPDALERACRTHGARLLYLNPTQQNPTTATLSAARRRALAETAARLDLRIIEDDPYWRFAAAAAPPPLAQFAPQRVYYISTLSKCLSPGLRTAFVLLPDGVGEDGFLAALRSFALMSTPLTTALVTQWIHDGSADALHQGVREEARLRLGLAGQVLGGAPGGLDGGASGIHVWYPLPSYWTPADLAHAARAEGLAVTPAGAFQAGGAAASAIRISLGGVRDRAALGAALKKLSALLARRPQGAQEIVV
- a CDS encoding DEAD/DEAH box helicase; protein product: MPVSYNSAQIKEWLGPYTVSKARSYARAVSKLHWTDDDTLAGLVQGTRSLPYAVHVYFHHTKEDVSMKGECTCPVGVDCKHVAALLIAALAHGADPAHHAGLAQRPRPAAVGVRAELMSWLDGFRARRAAPASSARQKAAKATHALAYVVGQTYRGVEVFLYKARVGVDGSIRSLDAPWQNLERALIEPPKFVSEEDLPILRGLWLDRSRGTYTGSFSLQGANGAGTFEKLVATGRLFASSATGPTHSGTRCLVRGGPARSTQIVWQAQADARLRPVLQAEPPAALLLTAIRPCWYVDTHSGEAGLLALPWPAEQVEDFLSMPAITPEESALVGKVLRDIAPDLPAPPSHEAAPVRIVDTAPVPVLALDTLPTWASPQDFATVSFDYAEHSLPAHSNTTLVRNAGEEVVQIRRDADAERQRLTELHKAGLRKLRADRIFGPKPFPDGMLGPDNSGDWPEIVKRGLPALRASGWRVVMSDAFRHNVIEIEAIDGTLRPTGDGWFDVEMGISVNGRTVRLEPLLADLFRRDARWLSGKLDAIADDEAIDLKTDRNERLRLRADRLKPVVRVLIDLFDALGTGLRIARWDAARLHALDQSGRWQFHGDASVRQLAQRLMAGPGIADVPVPRGLHAELRAYQRQGLAWMQFLREHGLSGVLADDMGLGKTVQALAHILTEKEGGRLDRPALVVVPTTLMHNWCEEAQRFTPTLRVLDLHGPQRRDRFDRIGAHDVVLTTYALLWRDREILAGHDYHLLILDEAQYVKNAATKSAATIRELQARHRLCLTGTPLENHLGELWAQFDFLLPGFLGTRQDFTRRWRTPIEKGGDAVRRELLARRIRPFMLRRRKDEVATELPPKTMIVRTVELEGAQRDLYETVRAAMQEKVRAAVAAKGLARSHIIVLEALLKLRQVCCDPRLAKVGQSARVKESAKLGLLLDMLPELIEEGRRILLFSQFTSMLDLIAAEVEKAGIPYVLLTGDTADRATPVKRFKQGEVPLFLISLKAGGVGLNLTAADTVIHYDPWWNPAVENQATDRAHRLGQDKPVFVYKLITAGSVEEKIVAMQEQKAALAEAILSEDAAGAVKFSAEDIEALFEPIPTAQAVMPATKARSRTRAGT